Part of the Parus major isolate Abel linkage group LGE22, Parus_major1.1, whole genome shotgun sequence genome, AGTCCCTCGAGTTGCTGCCTCAGGGTCCCCACATAGCCCTCAAGGAgccctcccaggctgctgcgGGGTGGGGGCTGTGCCCGCAGGAGCCCCCACTTGGTCTCCAGGAGTTTGTTCTGTTGCTCCAGGAACCGCACCTGCAGATGGGGAACAGCATCCCAAAACCAGCCAAAATCACCACAAAATCACACCTGAGGGAAAGTGGGTCAGGAGCACTCCCACACTCCAGGATCACCTTAAAATCACCCCACACAACCCCTCCATATCAAAGTCACCCCAAAATCACCAAAAAATTACCCCCACACCCCAAAAGCAGGGGCATGGGGCACTCCCATACCTCAAAATCACCCCAAAATCACCTCCACCCCCAAATCACACCtggggggaaaggggggaaagCGAGTCAGCACCCCAAAATTACCCCCAAATCAATCCCCGGGGAATGGGTTGGGCTGGAGGGGGGCATGAAGTGGAAGAGTGGAAGCAGGGGAGGAGATTTGGGGTCCTGGGGCAAGCTGGAGTCTGTGTGTCCTTGGACAGAGTCTGGAGGGGGTCAGAGTGTCCCCAAGGGGGGTGTCAATGTCTCCAAGGGTCTCAGAAGGTCCCCAAAGGTGATCAGGAGGTCCCAACTGATCCAGGGGGTCCCTGAAGGGTACCGGAAGGGTTTttctgtgtccccaggggtcTCAGGATGTCCCCAGAGGTGCTCGGGAGGTCCCAGCTGAGACTCAGGGGATCCCAGAGAAGGTCTCAATGTCCCCCAAGAGTACAGGATGTCCCCAAAAATGTTCAGAACGTCCCAAGGAGGGTCTcaatgtccccaggtgtcccaaGATGTCCCAGGTGCCCCAGGAAGCCCCAGAAGCCAGTCCCCAGGGTGGTCTCACCCCTCCTCGGggtcccccccagccccaccttGTCGATGAAGGCGGCAAATTTATCATTGAGGGTCTTgatctgctccttctcctcccgccgcagctcctgcagctctggatcCACGGCCACGTCCAGCGGCGCCAGGAGACTCCGGTTGATGGTGACGGCCGTGATCCCTCCGCCCACCCCCGGGACCCACGAGGGACCCCCGAGCCCCCCGGAGCCGCCACGGAGCCCCCCGTAAGGGCCGAAGGCCGGGGCTGTGCTCATCCTCAGTGCTGGAACAGCCGTGAAGGAGCGGGACGAGAATGAACGTCCCCGAACGGCCGAGCTGCTCCGGAGCGGCTGCCGGGGGATGGAGACAGACATCGGGGCCAGAGGAGACGGGAACGTGGGAAAAGAGGCTGGGGAGAGCTTGGAAAGTGGGAGGTGGGAAAGGAGGTCGGCTGGAGGATAAGTAATCTGGAGAAGATTGGGAGGAGGCTGGAAGCTGGGAAAGGAGACAGGAGGGAGTTTGGAAAGAGGTTGGAAAGTGGATGAAGGTCGGGGAGGTTGGAAGAGGgttggaggaggctgagggggatgaagtggctgcagggaggaatGGAGAAGGTTAGAAGAAGGATGAGGAGATTGGAGGAAGTTTGGAAGAGGGTTGGAGAAGGTCCTCGGCTGAAGAGGACGAGGACGactggaggagactgaggacgGTTGGAAGAGGCTGCAGAGGCTCAGGAGGATGAAGACGGCTGAACCAGGTTGGAAGAGGCTGGAGAACGCTGAGGAGGACGGAGCCGAAGGCCGCGCTCGGGGCAGGGAGGCTCCGGCAGGACCGGCCGAACGGGTCGGGGCAGgacgggccgggccgggcggagCGGCCAGGCGGGTTCCGGGCGCGTTCCCGGTTTGGTTCCCGGGTTGGTCCCCAGGTTTATCCCAGAGCcgggggaggagaagggaggggagggaccGGAGCTTTAACCCCTTCGGGACGTGGGATCCGCAGGATCACCGGGATCGGGACGGGCGGGGGGCGGGCTTACCCCAAAATGCGGGTCCCGGTGCCCCCCCACCCCACTCTGCAACCCCTCCCGGAGGAGGAGACCCACCGAGTGTTCCCAGGGAgtgttcccagccctgtgccgACCATGTCCCCACACATGGATCTCCCAAACTGAGTCACCAACTCCACATCACCAAGTCCGGTCCACCCAGTTTGGGCCCCTGAGCCCAGTCCGGGTCCCCCAATCTCAGTCCCCAGCCCCTGACCCAAGCCTACATCCCCAGCTCATCCCCCAGTCTGGGTCTCCAGACCAATGTCACCACCCTGTGTCCCCCAGCCTATGTCCCCAGCACCACATCTCCAATCCATGACCCCAAACTATTCCCCCAACCCATGTCCCTAACGCGTGTTCCCCAGTctttgtccctgcccatgtcaccATCCCAGGATCCCAAACTATGTCCCCATGGCACATCCTAAATCCCtgacccctgtccccagctTACATCCCCATGCCCCCCATCCCTGACCCCATAGTTTGGTGGACCACCAAACTATGTCCCCAACCCCATGTCCCTCAATGCAGGACcccagtccctgtccccagctgtgtcctcagcccctgtccccacatCCAAGACCCCAAGCCCTGACTCCAGtcctctctccccagccctgtccccaaaTTACATCCCAAACCTGTGTCCCTAAACTCTGTTCCCCCACCCCAGaaccccaaaccctgtcccaAGCCCTGTGTCTCCAACCCCTGACCCCCAGTCTTTGTCCCCAGCTCCAATTCTCCAAcccctgagcacagcccctgtCCCTAAATCTGGAGTCTCAACATGGGAGTCCAGCCACATCACTCCCAATCTGGCCCCAGACCTGTCCCCAGACCTGTCCCCTGGCCTCACCAGGGCCTGTCCCCAGTACCAAACTCAGCAGCAAAATAgggaaaacatcccaaaaaaggcatgggatggatggatggatggatggatggatggatggatggatggatggatggatggatggaggtgAGTTCAGGTGTGTTCAAGCAGGttcaggtgtgtgcaggtgggTCTGACAGGTGCCAGTGCTTGCAGTGGTGGCTCTATTGGTGGCTCCAGCCCAGACTTGCCAGGCACGAGGGCGGCACACGCTGGGACAGggtgcagcacctgcagcccaaCTCCTTTCCTTTCNNNNNNNNNNNNNNNNNNNNNNNNNNNNNNNNNNNNNNNNNNNNNNNNNNNNNNNNNNNNNNNNNNNNNNNNNNNNNNNNNNNNNNNNNNNNNNNNNNNNNNNNNNNNNNNNNNNNNNNNNNNNNNNNNNNNNNNNNNNNNNNNNNNNNNNNNNNNNNNNNNNNNNNNNNNNNNNNNNNNNNNNNNNNNNNNNNNNNNNNNNNNNNNNNNNNNNNNNNNNNNNNNNNNNNNNNNNNNNNNNNNNNNNNNNNNNNNNNNNNNNNNNNNNNNNNNNNNNNNNNNNNNNNNNNNNNNNNNNNNNNNNNNNNNNNNNNNNNNNNNNNNNNNNNNNNNNNNNNNNNNNNNNNNNNNNNNNNNNNNNNNNNNNNNNNNNNNNNNNNNNNNNNNNNNNNNNNNNNNNNNNNNNNNNNNNNNNNNNNNNNNNNNNNNNNNNNNNNNNNNNNNNNNNNNNNNNNNNNNNNNNNNNNNNNNNNNNNNNNNNNNNNNNNNNNNNNNNNNNNNNNNNNNNNNNNNNNNNNNNNNNNNNNNNNNNNNNNNNNNNNNNNNNNNNNNNNNNNNNNNNNNNNNNNNNNNNNNNNNNNNNNNNNNNNNNNNNNNNNNNNNNNNNNNNNNNNNNNNNNNNNNNNNNNNNNNNNNNNNNNNNNNNNNNNNNNNNNNNNNNNNNNNNNNNNNNNNNNNNNNNNNNNNNNNNNNNNNNNNNNNNNNNNNNNNNNNNNNNNNNNNNNNNNNNNNNNNNNNNNNNNNNNNNNNNNNNNNNNNNNNNNNNNNNNNNNNNNNNNNNNNNNNNNNNNNNNNNNNNNNNNNNNNNNNNNNNNNNNNNNNNGGGAGGCGGAGGGGGGAGGGTCACATAGGTCTGGGCTTCCCAGCCCCCACAGGTAGGGTCTCAAAGCCCCCCCAAATCTGCGACGCCCGGGAGGGGACACGATCTGCTGCTCCCCCCTCTGAGCCCCCAGAGGTTCCCACtacctccagctcctccctaAATCCCGTCCATCCGTCTTATCAGGAAAGAATTTCCAGAGATAACCCTCGGAAGGAGGGGAGAGGGTGCAGACCCTGCAGGAcactcccccagccccccaaGACCACCGAGTCCCCCCAAGGAGCAACGGGAACCCCCTGAACCCTTGACGGTCCCAGCTGAGCCCCCCATCAGCATCAGCTGGGGATACCGAGGACGGAGGAACACGGGGGAACACgggggggacacaggggggacacggggggacgTGAGGTGATGGGGGACGGCGGGATGGGAGGACTCGGGGGGACACGAGGACTGGACACTGGGGGATACCGAGTGACAAGGGAGGGACACAGCGTGGGGACATCGCGGGGTTACAGGGACATGGGGGATGTTTGGGGAccgggggacacggggggaaGCCGGGAAGGGGAACACGGCGGGGCGGTGGGGACACGGGTGGGACACGTCACTCACCGGGAACGCCCGGAATGTTCCCGATAAGGCCCAGGATGGGAGCAGCCCCGACACCCTCGCCCCTCCCCCCGCGCCCTTCAGGGGGTCCCAGGGGATCCTCAAAGGGAGACGAGGCCGCTGGACCCTGGGCGGGACCCCCTGGGACCCTCGGGTCCGGCACCTCGGGGACCCCACGgagaaaaatggggagaaaggagaggaaaggggggagaaaggggaggaaaggggaagacAGGGCACAACAGGATAAAATTTGGCATATGTGggggaaaaatgtgaaaaaattgGGGAAGAATGGGGCAAAATGGAGGGAATGGGCAAGGAGAAGGAATAGgcaaagctgagaaaaacatgagggaaaacagaattgggagaaaaaggggaaggaatGAGGCAAAATagggagaaacagcaaaaaaatggGAGGAAACCTGGAAAAACTACAGAGATGGGGCAAAATTGGGCAAAAAGGGATAAATGGGACAGGAATGGGGTAAAACAGGGCAAGATCAGGCAGAAAGAGTTAAAGTGGGACAAGAGTGagataaaatgacaaaataggctaaaaatgagtaaaatggGACAGGAATGGGGTAAGACAGAGCAAAATGGCACAAACCAGCAAAACAGGAAGATTTGGCATAAATGGAGTAAAATGGAGCAAAAAGAGGCAGGAatggggaaatggggaaaatgagaaatgggGCCAAAATGAGACAAAGCAAGGCGGGGATGGGGCAAAAGTGTTCAAAAATGAGTAAATGGGACGTGAACAgagcaaaacagagcaaaatgtTGCAGGAATAGTGTAAAACAGGGTCTTGGGtcaggcaggggctgcagtAGTGCAAAGGTCAGTAGGGTGATGCAGGGCTGGTTATGGGGACTCAGAAATGTGTGGGGCTGATCCCGACCCTGCCCCACATCCCACAGTTCTGGGGCCAACCCCTATTACTTCGTCCCCCACCCCACAGTTATGGGGTCGATCCCATCCCTCCAACTCTCACCCCACAAGTTCTGGGGCTgattcctttccctctgcccccCACCCCACAGTTCTAGGTCTTCCCCCATTCCACCCACCCCACACCCCATAAGTTTTGGGGTTGATtcctttccccctgccctgcactCCCCAATTCTGGGTCAGACCCCCAAACTTCTGTCCCATATTCCACGAGTTTTGGGGCTGATTCCTTTCCTCACGCCCCACTCCCCAAGTTTTGGAGTCGATCCCCTTCCCTGTCCTCCCACCCCCAGCTGTAGGGCCGATCCCCGCAGGAACAAAGCCCTGGGCCGGCTCCAGCCGCACCTTCCCGGGAGCGTGGCCGTGGGGAGGTGCCGTGGGGCCGCTCCCGGCTATAAATCCCGGCCAGAATTCCCTCCCGGAATTCCATCCGTGCGTCCCTCCGTGCGACTCTCGGGCTCCCGCCGTCGTGTCACCGTCCCCATGAGCTTCTCCCGCCGCACCGTCTATTCCAGCTCCGTCCGCTCCGGGACCCTCGGGACCCATGGGATCGCCCCCGGCCGCCGCTTCGCCCCCTTGGGCAGCGCCGCGAGCGTGTACGcgggggcggggggcgcgggaTCCCGCATCTCCGGCACCCGCACCCTGAGCAGCGCTGGGGGGGGCTTTGGGGCAGGTTACGGGGCCGGTTATGGGGCCAGCCTGGGGGGCAGCGTCTTCTTGGGGGCCTCCGGGGCCGTGGCCAACGAAAAGGAGGCGATGCAGGACCTCAACGACCGCCTGGCCACGTACCTGGAGCAGGTGCGGAGCCTGGAGCGGGAGAACCGGCGCCTGGAGACCCAAATCCGGGAGTTTATGGCCCAAAAGGGGCCCAGCGCCCACGACTGGAGCCCCCAGTGGGAGCTGATCGAGGAGCTGCGGGAGAAGGTCGGGNNNNNNNNNNNNNNNNNNNNNNNNNNNNNNNNNNNNNNNNNNNNNNNNNNNNNNNNNNNNNNNNNNNNNNNNNNNNNNNNNNNNNNNNNNNNNNNNNNNNNNNNNNNNNNNNNNNNNNNNNNNTGCATCTGTGGGGGGACTGTAAGTCCCTGGGGGGACATGGGGGAGGTCTGTAAGTCCCCGTGGGTGGGGGGCGCAGGGAGGTTTCCTCCCCGTGGGGTTGTTTTTGCGTGGGGCGAAAGGACGTGACCGAGGCCATCGGGGTGGGGCGGTGTTGAAGGAGCCCCCCCTCCATTTTTACCCCGATTTTTGGGTAAATGAGCCCCCTCACAGCCTCCCCAAAGCCCCTCCTGGAGCCCCCCTCAAGGTGACCGGCACCCCTACCCCCCCCTACCCCTCGGTCCGCCCCGCCCCGGGTTATCGCCGCTTTTCCGGGGCGAGGCCCTGTAGGGAAGGGGGGTCAGGGAAGTCATCTTGCCGCGGTGACAGTGACACGTGTCCCTGTATCCCTGTGTGCGTCCCTATGTCGCCGTGTCCCATGTGTCCCACTCAACCTGTCCCCCCCATATCCATGTGTTCACCTCTGTCCGTTTGTCTCCATGTCTGTGTCCACCCTCACGTCCATGTGTCCCTCCACATGTCCCCCATCCCCATGTCCCCCCCTCAATGAGTCCCCATATCTCTGTGTCCATGTCCCCACATCCATATGTCCATTTGTCCCTACATGTCCCTATATTCATGTGTATCCCCGTGTCCCTCGAAGTCCGTGTGTCCTCTGTATCCATGTGTGtcctcctgtccccatcccagatCCTGGAGAGCACAGTGGAGAATGCACGGACAGTGCTGCAGATTGACAATGCACGGCTGGCGGCCGACGACTTCCGAGTCAAGTGAGGGCGGGATActgggaataatgggaatacTAGGAATAATGGGGATGGGAACAGGCAGGGATGACATGGGAATGAGGATGGagtgggaatggggatggaaATGAGGGTGGGAATATGATGGAAAAGAGGATGGAGATGGGGTGGGAATAGGGGTGGGAACTGGCACTGAGGGGGAATGGGGATAGAGGTGGAAATGGAGTTGGAAACAAGGTGGGAATGGAGATGGGATTAGGGGTGGGACTGGATAGGAATGGGGATGAAGATGGAGTGAGGATGAGGGTGAGGATGGGGGTGTGaatggggatgaggatggagaCGAGATGGGGATGACGATGGAGATGAGATGGGGATGAGGACAAGGACAAGGATGGAAATGGGAATGTGAACAGGAGtagggatgggatgggatgggatgggatgggatgggatgggatgggatgggatgggatgggatgggatgggatgggatggggataaGGATGGTGAGAGAGATGGGATGGAGACAAACATGGAAATCGGAGTGAGAATGGGAATAGGGTAGAAATGGAtggggattgggatgggatggagacTGAATGGGGATGGGTGGGAAGGAAGTGGGTacagggatgggaatggggtggTGACAGAgatggggatggggctggagatgggacagggatgtgcACAAAGACCAGGATGGAAATAGGAGCGGGAATGGAGAACATGtgtggacagggacagggatgggctgAGGATGGAAATCAGGATGAGGACAAGGTCAGAGATGGAAAcaggagtgggaatgggaaattggatgggaacagggaaaaggaCAGGCATGGGGACAGCTGTGAGAATTGGGATGGGAACGGGAGATGaaaatgggaatggggacaAAGAGAAGGATGGGAATAAGGATGGGGACAAAGATGGGATGAGTGGAGATGGCAGAGGGGATGAGACAGGGATGGAACATGGATGGAGACAGCGATGGGATGAGGTCAGGCGGTGCTGGAGATGGAAATGAGGATGGGACAAGGAGATGGGATGGGACTGaaaatgaggatgaggatgaggatgaggatggggaagggaagggaaatggagatgaggatggggatgagaaTGAGGATGGATATGAGACTGAGGATGAGAatgatgggaatgggatggggatgggacaGCAATGGGGAAAGGGATGTGATggggatgaagatgaggatgatgggacagggatggggagaaggatgtgttggaaatggaaatggggCTGAGGATGACAGGGATTGAacaaggatgaggaaaaggctgtgtTGGGTTGGGGATGGAAATGGGGCTGATGATAGGGGTGGAGGAAAAGATATGCTGGGCACAGAAACAAAGCTGAGGACAAGGAAGTAGTTATGAATGTGCATAAGGCTAGCTCAGCTCCATGTCCCATCCTGGCTCTGGCCCCACTCCTGTGGCATTGCCAGGTTCGAGGCAGAGCTGGCCATCCGGCTGTCAGTGGATGGTGACATCATGGGGCTGCGCAAGGTCTTGGATGACACCAACATGACACGGCTGCAGCTTGAGGGGGACATCGAGGCCCTGCGTGAGGAGCTGATCCTGCTGCGCAAGGACCATGACCAGGTGGGTCTGGGTGGCTTGGGGAGCCCGGGGAGGGCATGGGACCCCAAACTGACCCACTCTGCTTCCAGGAAGTGCAGGACCTGCAGGCGCAGGTCTCACAGTCAGCGCTGACAGTGGAGGTGGATGCACCACGGTCGCAAGATTTAGGGAAGGTCCTGGGAGAGCTGCGGGCTCAGTATGACACCCTGGCCCAGAAGAACCTGGAAGACCTGGAGAAGCAGTGGGGGCAGCAGGTGGGgaacccaaaaaaacccaaatgtcaCCCCAAAATAGTCCTCAAAATGGTCCTGGGGGAGCTGCATATGCAGGGCAATACCCTGGTCTTAAAACCCCTGGAGAACCTGGAGAAGTAGTGGGAGTGGGAGTGGGAGTGGGAGTGGGGCTGGCATAGGAGGTCCCCAGAGGAGCCCCAcaaaggggagaggaaggggtGGAGTCTCCCCTGGGTGGAGGGGACTCCTGGggtgagctgctctgggaggttCCTTGTCGAGCTTTGGGGACACATTTGGGGTGGTCTCTGTCCCACATCTCCACCAGGACTTGGGGTGTCCGTGGTGGTTGGGACCAAGGCTGCTGCCCCCCAGACCCCAAGGATGTCCCTGAGCCCTCCCAGAcacctcctttccctcccagaTCACGGAGACCACCCTGGAGGTGACACAGAGCACAAAGGACCTGGACACAGCACGAGGCACCGTTGGGGCCCTGCGTCGCTCACTGCAGACCCTTGAGATCGACCTTGAGGCCCTGCGCAACCAGGtaccccaa contains:
- the KRT18 gene encoding keratin, type I cytoskeletal 18, with product MSFSRRTVYSSSVRSGTLGTHGIAPGRRFAPLGSAASVYAGAGGAGSRISGTRTLSSAGGGFGAGYGAGYGASLGGSVFLGASGAVANEKEAMQDLNDRLATYLEQVRSLERENRRLETQIREFMAQKGPSAHDWSPQWELIEELREKILESTVENARTVLQIDNARLAADDFRVKFEAELAIRLSVDGDIMGLRKVLDDTNMTRLQLEGDIEALREELILLRKDHDQEVQDLQAQVSQSALTVEVDAPRSQDLGKVLGELRAQYDTLAQKNLEDLEKQWGQQITETTLEVTQSTKDLDTARGTVGALRRSLQTLEIDLEALRNQNAGLEAALAEAEARAGAHLAQVQLQVSAAEAELRDVRAQLQRQNEQHRELLGLKDRLEAEIATYRQLLEGSDGFSLRDALDKETTATTAGTGTTQRVVTETREVKIRTY